One Bacillota bacterium genomic window, CCCCCGCCCCGTCCTCCCCGGGGCGCCTCAGTCCGACTCGCAGGCCAGATAGGCCATGGCCCGCGCCCAGATGCGCGCGGCCCGGCGGAGATCCTCCAGGGCGATGCGCTCGTCGGCCCGGTGGGCCAGCTCCGGGCGGCCCGGCAGCAGAGGGCCGAAGGCGACGCCGCCCGGGATGAGGCGGGCGTAGGTCCCCCCGCCGATGGCCAGGAGCGTGGCGGGCTCGCCCGTCACCTCTTCGTAGGCGCGGGCCAGGAGCCGGATGATGGGCGCGTCGGCCGGCACGTGGTGGGGCGGCTGGTCCTCCACGAGATCGATGCGCCAGCCGGCACCGGCCAGGCGGCGCTCGATCCGCTCCAGCAGCTCCTCCTTGCGGAAGCTGACCGGGTAGCGGAGGTTGAAGGTGGCCCGAAGCCGTCCTTCCTCCAGCCGGACGACGCCCAGGTTGGCGGTCAGCGCCCCCGAGACGGGGTCGCTCACCGCCGCGTCGAGCCCGGAGCCGTCCGGGGCCAGCATGGCGCGGAGCGACTCGACAAGGGGCCGCTGGCGGGGGTCGAGACCGTCGCCGGCCAGAAGCTCGTCGAGGAGCAGGCCCACCGCGTTGACCCCTTCGGCGGGCGTGCTGCCGTGGGCCGCCCGCCCCCGCGCGCGGAGGCGCCAGCCTCCCGCCTCCCCCGTCGCCTCGACCCCCGTCCCGGGTTCCGCGGAGGGGCGTCGCGAGGGCGACCAGCCGCGCCCGACCCGGGCGACGGCCGAGCCGGGCACCACGTTGGGCCGGCTGCCGCCCTCCAGCTCGGTCACCGAGCCGCCGTCCGCGGGACCCGCCGGGAAGGGGGCCACCGCGTCGAAGGTGAGGATGCCCTTCTCGGCGTGGACGATGGGGAAGTCGGCGTCCGGGGAGAAGCCCAGCTGCGGCCGCTCCTCGCGGGCCAGGTAGAAGTCCATGTCGGCCCAGCCGCTCTCCTCGTCGGTGCCGAAGATGAGGCGCAGGCGGCGCCTCCAGCGCGGCTCCGCCCGCGCCACGGCGGCCATGGCGTAGAGCGCGGCGGCCGAGGGTCCCTTGTCGTCCACGGCCCCGCGCCCCACCAGGAAGCCGTCCGCCACCTCGCCTCCGAAGGGCGGCCGGCTCCAGCCGTCGCCCGCCGGAACGACGTCCAGGTGGCAGAGGACGCCCACCAGCTCCCCGCCCCCGCCCGCCTCGACGTGGCCCGCATACCCTTCCACGTTGCGCACCGCGAAGCCCAGGCGCTCCCCCTCGGCCAGCGCCCGCTCCAGCGCCTGCGCCGGGCCGGGCCCGAAGGGCTGGCCGGGCCTCCCCTCGGCCTTGACGCTGGGGATGCGCAGCAGCTCCTGGGCGAAGCGGAGCATCTCCGCCTCATGTCCCTCGAGCCAGCGGTCCAGCCTCTCCCCAAGCAACGACTTCGCTCCCTCCCTCCTAGGCTTGAACCCCGTCGGCCCCTCTCCCGGCCGGCCCGGCGCCGGCCGGTCGCCCGGGCGCCCGCTCCAGCCAGAGGGAGAGGAGGCGCCCGGCCAGCGGGACCAGCGCGTTGAGCGCCAGGAGCAGGGGGACGACGGGTACCAGGAACCAGAAGAGCCACTCCGCCACGGGCATCGTCGACCCTCCCCGCGGGGGGCGGCGCGCCCCCCCTCTCAGCTTCGCCTTGATCGCCCCCCGCCCCTCTGCTAGCGTAGAGGAGGCCACGTGCGGCGCATCCGGTGCGCGCCGTCCGGGCGCGCGGGAGGGATGGACTTGTCCACGCTGGGATGGTTCCTCTCGTACGTCGTCCTGCCGCTGCTCTTTCTCTTCCTTTTCCTGGCGGGATGGGGTCGCATCTTCATCCCCTACGACCGGTGTCTCTACCGGGATCCGAAGCGGCTTTACGAGGAGCGGATGCGCACCGAGTGGAGCACGCCCAAGCCGCGCTAGACGCGCCGTGCGGCCCCGCCCATACGGATGCCGAAGGCCCGCGGATGCCCCGCGGGCCTCTTGCGTTCCCTTTCCACCGGCGTCCCGCCTGATGTTTGGTAGATTGTTAGGTTTTCCTGACAACCTGACTTGCACCTTGCCTCCGCCTCCCCCTATACTGGGGTATCCGTTGCAGGGAGGTGGGCCCTTTGGAGACGGCCGAAGCGAAGCGCGCCGCTCGCGTCCTGGCCGAGCGCGCCCCGGGGGTGGAGGCTGAGGCCGTCGGCTCCCGCCTCTTCGTCCGACCCTCCACGGCCGGGGAGGTGCTGGAGCTGGCCCGCCGGAGCGGGGTGGAGATGGTCGACCTGCGGCTGACCGACGTGCCGGGGCGCTGGCATCACATCACGCTTCCGGTGGAGCAGCTGGACGAGAGGCTCTTCGTCACGGGGGTCGCCTTTGACGGCTCCAGCATCCCGGGCTTCCGCTCCATCGAGGAGAGCGACATGGTGATGGTGCCCGACCCCACCACCGCCTTCCTCGACCCCTTCACCGAGGTCCCGACGCTGGTGCTCAGCTGCGACGTCTACGAACCGGGAGGGGCGCGATTTCGCCACGACCCCCGCGCCGTCGCCCAGCGCGCCGAGGCCTTCCTGAAGAGCACGGGGATCGCCACCACCAGCTACTGGGGGCCCGAGCTGGAGTTCTTCCTCTTCGACCGGGTCCGCTTCCACGCCGACCAGGGCTCTGCCGGCTACGCCATCGACTCCGAGGAGGCGGAGTGGAACCGGGGCGAGCCGGATTCGGGGTCGCGCATCCGGCCCAAGACGGGCTACTTCCCGGTAGCCCCGCTGGACCGGCTGCAGGACGTGCGGACCGCCATCGTCCGCAACCTGCAGGCGGCCGGGCTGCCGGTGGAGCGCCACCATCACGAGGTGGCGACGGCGGGGCAGGCGGAGATCAACTTCCGCCGCGACACGATGACGCGGACGGCCGACAACGTCCAGCTCTACAAGTACGTGGTCCGCAACACCGCGCTCCGCTACGGCAAGACGGCCACCTTCATGCCGAAGCCGCTTTACGGCGACAACGGCTCGGGGATGCACACGCACCAGAGCCTCTTCGACGAGGAGCGCCCGCTCTTCTACGACGCCGACGGCTACGCGCGGCTCAGCCAGCTGGGCCGCTACTACGTGGGCGGCCTGCTCCTGCACGCGCCCGCCATCCTGGCCCTCTCCAACCCGACCACCAACTCCTACCGGCGCCTGATCCCCGGCTTCGAGGCGCCGGTCAACCTGGTCTTCGGCCGCGCCAACCGCAGCGCCGCCGTGCGCGTCCCGGTCGGCTCCGACCGGCCCGAGTCGGTGCGCATCGAGTTCCGCCCGCCCGACGCCACGGGCAACCCCTACCTGAGCTTCGCGGCCATGCTGATGGCCGGCATCGACGGCATCCTCAACCGCCTGGAGCCCTCGGAGCTGGGCTTCGGCCCGCTGGAGCGGAACGTCTACGCCCTCTCGCCCGAGGAGCGCAAGGGGATCCGCAGCGTTCCCGGCTCGCTGGAGGAGGCGCTGGACGCGCTGGAGCGGGATCACGACTTCCTTCTGCGCGGCGGCGTCTTCGACGAGGAACTGCTGGCCGACTGGATCGAGTCGCACCGCCGCCAGGACGTGGACGCGGTGCGCCAGCACCCGCACCCGTACGAGTTCTATTTGTACTTCGACGTCTGAGCGGCGGCGGCCTGCAGGCGGCGGCGCCCGGGGACCGGGGCCGCCGCCTGTGGTATAGTCGTGGGGCACCATCCGCAACTTCCCCGCCCGCAGGCGGGGCGCCACGGGAGGCGCCATGGAGGAGCAGGACCGGCGGCTTCTGGAGCCCTTCGTCTCGGACGTGGAGGCGCCCGTCTACGCCATCCGCGGCCTGCCCGAGGAAGTGATCGCGGTCCTCTTCGCCTACGCCAGCCGCAACCCGCGCTCCTTCCGCGAGAACCTGCTCAAGCTGCTGCGCGAGGACCTGCAGGCCTACGCCGGCGCCCGCCCGCTTCGCCTCGACCGCGCCTCGGAACAGGCGGCCGCCTTCCACGCCAAGTGGGTCGTCGGCTACGGCCACTCCTCGGTGGCCGAGCACGCGGTGGTCCACCTGGGCGTGGAGCGCATCTCGCGCCTGGCCTCGGCCGAGCTGGAGCTCTCCAACCCCTTCCTCTCGTTCACCGAGTACAGCCAGCGCTACCAGCAGCCGCGACCGGGCGACTGGCTTCTCCCGCCCGGCCTGCC contains:
- the glnA gene encoding type I glutamate--ammonia ligase → MVDLRLTDVPGRWHHITLPVEQLDERLFVTGVAFDGSSIPGFRSIEESDMVMVPDPTTAFLDPFTEVPTLVLSCDVYEPGGARFRHDPRAVAQRAEAFLKSTGIATTSYWGPELEFFLFDRVRFHADQGSAGYAIDSEEAEWNRGEPDSGSRIRPKTGYFPVAPLDRLQDVRTAIVRNLQAAGLPVERHHHEVATAGQAEINFRRDTMTRTADNVQLYKYVVRNTALRYGKTATFMPKPLYGDNGSGMHTHQSLFDEERPLFYDADGYARLSQLGRYYVGGLLLHAPAILALSNPTTNSYRRLIPGFEAPVNLVFGRANRSAAVRVPVGSDRPESVRIEFRPPDATGNPYLSFAAMLMAGIDGILNRLEPSELGFGPLERNVYALSPEERKGIRSVPGSLEEALDALERDHDFLLRGGVFDEELLADWIESHRRQDVDAVRQHPHPYEFYLYFDV
- a CDS encoding Sapep family Mn(2+)-dependent dipeptidase; the protein is MLGERLDRWLEGHEAEMLRFAQELLRIPSVKAEGRPGQPFGPGPAQALERALAEGERLGFAVRNVEGYAGHVEAGGGGELVGVLCHLDVVPAGDGWSRPPFGGEVADGFLVGRGAVDDKGPSAAALYAMAAVARAEPRWRRRLRLIFGTDEESGWADMDFYLAREERPQLGFSPDADFPIVHAEKGILTFDAVAPFPAGPADGGSVTELEGGSRPNVVPGSAVARVGRGWSPSRRPSAEPGTGVEATGEAGGWRLRARGRAAHGSTPAEGVNAVGLLLDELLAGDGLDPRQRPLVESLRAMLAPDGSGLDAAVSDPVSGALTANLGVVRLEEGRLRATFNLRYPVSFRKEELLERIERRLAGAGWRIDLVEDQPPHHVPADAPIIRLLARAYEEVTGEPATLLAIGGGTYARLIPGGVAFGPLLPGRPELAHRADERIALEDLRRAARIWARAMAYLACESD